The genomic stretch GCCGAGACATTCCAGCCGGCCGGTCTCTGGCCAATAGAACGCGGCGGCGGTCATGCTGGCGCTGCCGCCAAGGTCGATGCCGATGACCACCTGACCGGCGCGCGGCGGCAGTTCGGCCACCTCACACGACAACCACTCATCCACTGTTAGAAGTAGATCGCGGGTCTCGCCGCTCACCCGCTCATTTCGGTTATAAAGCCGGAACGTCGTGAGGCTCGAACCGCCCCGCGCGATGGCACGGCGCGCTTGCGCCTGTAGCCATTCGACCGACGAACCGATGCCGGCGACCGCGCCAGGATTTGCGATTAGCAGGCTTTCCAGATCGTCAGCCGGAAGGCCCGGCAACGGCCGATGCTCCTGCACATAGACGCCTTCTTGCGGCTCGTCCAACCACTTGGAAAAGGCGTGATTATCATCGGGGGCGGACGTCGAAATGATAAGGGCGCGACCGCCACGTTTGCCAAGGCCGGACAGCAGAGCGTGTTCCAGCTCGTCGCCCTTGTCCTTTGCCCAATGTCCACGCTCGTCCATGATGGCAAGCGTCGGGGCGCCCCCCAAAGCAGACTTGCCGTCGGCAGCGAGACAGCGCAGCAGGTGCGTCCCGTTCTCGTCCGTGTATTCAATTTCGAGGCGTGGCGCGCGGCGGAAGGTCAGTCGCTTCTGCACGTCCTCCGGCAAATAGCGGGCGTAACCCGCCACAAAATTCCAGACCAACCGGGCTTGATCGCGCGTGCGGGCGCCTACCGGAATCTCACGGTTCGGCTGGGTGTCGCCAAGCTCCCCGAGCAATTCACCAAGGGCAAGGCCGGATGACAGGGCCGTCTTCGCGTTGCCGCGGCCGATGCTCAGGCAAGCGACGCTGATGTTCTTGGCCAGGGCGCCAGTGACGAACTTTTTCTGGAATGGAGCCAGCCGCAGCGGTTTGCCAGCCGCCGGACCCTCGGGGACTTTTAGGGATTGCAAAAACTTGATCGCCTTTTTGGCGTTCAATTTTGCCCCCGGTTGCGCGAGAGAAAGGAAATGCCCACCCCTACGTAGCTCCCCCTACCCACAAAGCCCACGGGTCCCATACCCATCGGGCAGGGCGGGCCGCTCAAGCGATGGCGCGGACGGCGCGCACCCATGGTCACGTCCGGCATTGAAGCACCCAGGCCGTCCCAGCCGGGTCTCGCTGGATCGCAATAATCCCGTAGGTTGAGCCGCTGATGGTCAGGGTGTTCGCCGTGGTCGGCACGACGGCGAGCGTCGAGCACAGCACGTAGACCTTCCGATCGTTGACTTGAACGGACGAGTCGACGTGGTCGATCTGCGCATAGTTGTCGACCCAACCAAGACAGTCATACGGAACATCCGTATAGGTCGGGTCCCACTCTGGTCCGCTCAGCTCTTGCACCGTGAGCACGGCGCTTTGCGGGATGTCCGCGGCAATCAATGCGTCGGTGAGCTGGTCTGCGAGGTCGCCGTCGAGAATGGAAATGTGCGCATGTCCTCGAAACGAGAAAAATCCCGCTTCGACTCTTCGCAGAGTCTTGGCGGGTTGACGCCGCAATGATGGCACCACTTCCTTAATCAATTACTAAGTGACGCAAGGCTCGGGGTGGCGGGCATTCAACACTAAATCGCAAAGCACGCGGGGCGAGCGACCACCCCTTGGATATTGGACCGTTTTCCAATGAAGTGAGCAAGAAAGCGCAGCTACCGGAACAACGGAACAACCATAGGAAAGAACTGTTCTGTTCCACCCTATGCGGGGGCATAAATGCCCCCACCGCAACATGGGACCGGAACATGTACCGGAACACATGTTCTGCCCATTCTATAAGGGTTTCTCTGGTCATCGGAACAGAACGGAACAAGCAGTGTTCCGGCCGCTTT from Rhodopseudomonas sp. BAL398 encodes the following:
- a CDS encoding terminase large subunit domain-containing protein, giving the protein MNAKKAIKFLQSLKVPEGPAAGKPLRLAPFQKKFVTGALAKNISVACLSIGRGNAKTALSSGLALGELLGELGDTQPNREIPVGARTRDQARLVWNFVAGYARYLPEDVQKRLTFRRAPRLEIEYTDENGTHLLRCLAADGKSALGGAPTLAIMDERGHWAKDKGDELEHALLSGLGKRGGRALIISTSAPDDNHAFSKWLDEPQEGVYVQEHRPLPGLPADDLESLLIANPGAVAGIGSSVEWLQAQARRAIARGGSSLTTFRLYNRNERVSGETRDLLLTVDEWLSCEVAELPPRAGQVVIGIDLGGSASMTAAAFYWPETGRLECLGWFPSQPNLADRGASDGIGARYGEMASRGELSTLGHATVPVAAWLSEVMRHVEGERVAALCMDRYKQAELGQAIDAAGVRAPLVWRGFGFKDGNEDCDRFRRSCFDGLVKVAPSLLLRSAFAETVCLRDPANNIKLAKARSLGRIDAASASVLAVAQGARMLAVPAKKARVAQWV